Proteins encoded within one genomic window of Kibdelosporangium phytohabitans:
- a CDS encoding acyl-CoA dehydrogenase family protein — MSAEGVAEFIRQHVHPVEAELDAGSVAALRELREKARAEGLWAMPLPSELGGGGLSLRDYFALAEAEGSSDHGPAALGSASLLDVRMISAHGSPGARERYLRPLVAGEITGSYAMTEPGIAGSAPTLTQTTAERTNDGWVVTGRKWFTSGASTAAYVTVLTRTAPDELTLLMVPTGQPGFRVVRELPVLGAGGQFEIEFTAAHVPGDHVLGAPGEALVIAGTRLALGRTLRCMRWVGQAQRAFDLMCRRANDRKLHTGPLAGQQLVQQLVFDSLLAIRSARALVGHAADLVARGEQAKTGIGLAKVAAARALQQVADAAIQVYGAEGLTADTPLPMLARLGRAARILDGPDELHVSATARRVLKQFQSPDEEERAPDELVVHRDAAR; from the coding sequence ATGTCAGCCGAAGGCGTCGCCGAGTTCATCCGTCAGCACGTTCACCCGGTGGAAGCCGAACTGGACGCCGGCAGCGTCGCGGCGCTGCGTGAACTGCGGGAAAAGGCTCGCGCGGAGGGCCTGTGGGCCATGCCGTTGCCGAGCGAACTCGGCGGTGGCGGATTGTCGCTGCGGGACTACTTCGCCCTGGCGGAAGCGGAAGGCAGCAGTGACCACGGGCCCGCTGCGCTGGGGTCCGCGTCGCTGCTGGACGTGCGGATGATCTCGGCCCACGGCAGTCCCGGCGCCCGCGAGCGGTACCTGCGGCCGTTGGTGGCCGGTGAGATCACTGGAAGTTACGCGATGACCGAGCCGGGCATCGCCGGATCCGCGCCGACCCTGACGCAGACAACCGCTGAGCGGACGAATGACGGGTGGGTTGTCACCGGGCGGAAGTGGTTCACCAGCGGCGCGTCGACCGCTGCCTACGTGACAGTTCTCACCCGGACCGCGCCGGATGAGTTGACGCTGCTGATGGTTCCGACCGGCCAGCCCGGTTTCCGCGTCGTACGGGAGTTGCCCGTGCTCGGCGCGGGCGGTCAGTTCGAGATCGAGTTCACCGCGGCCCACGTCCCCGGTGACCACGTCCTGGGCGCACCAGGCGAAGCACTGGTGATCGCCGGGACGCGGCTGGCGCTGGGCAGGACGTTGCGGTGCATGCGATGGGTCGGCCAGGCGCAGCGGGCGTTCGACCTGATGTGCCGTCGCGCCAACGACCGGAAGCTGCACACTGGGCCGCTCGCCGGCCAGCAACTGGTGCAGCAGCTGGTCTTCGACTCGTTGCTGGCGATCCGGTCGGCCAGGGCGCTCGTCGGCCACGCGGCGGATCTCGTGGCGCGGGGTGAGCAGGCCAAGACGGGGATCGGGCTGGCGAAAGTCGCCGCGGCCAGGGCGTTGCAGCAGGTCGCGGACGCCGCCATCCAGGTGTACGGCGCCGAAGGGCTGACCGCGGACACGCCGTTGCCGATGCTGGCCAGGCTGGGCCGTGCGGCGCGGATCCTGGACGGGCCGGACGAGCTACATGTCAGCGCAACGGCCCGTCGGGTGCTCAAGCAGTTCCAGTCCCCAGACGAGGAAGAACGTGCCCCAGATGAGCTCGTGGTTCACCGCGACGCCGCCCGGTAG
- a CDS encoding LuxR C-terminal-related transcriptional regulator — MPPTTLIRDRLHVLLDAAVFGGDATPPVTLVCGPAGAGKTTMLAAWARRLAERRETRVAWVSVDSEDNDPTVLWPVVLQALRESGSRPLGESAVPRGGAYAGLVNAVVAEFELEPDPVVLVVDGVHEIHSAAAVRTLNLLLRDLPASLRVVLSARFPPPLILPRLRLANRLREIGPEELTFTADEARLLYTREGITLTPAGLAELMERTEGWAAGLRFASLTVADSAPPRIAGDDRVVADYLLREVFARQPDEVQRFMLATCVCRVFSAELAVELSGMENAGQVIDRLERTNILTSTVDATQCRFRYHPLLRGYLRAELGRRRFSALRQQHRIAATWLVGNGDPLRALEHSVNAADYELAANLVARSGLGRILKGQSAALCRILRQIPEPVLNRPSVALVAAAAALDLGNVAEADRRLRRIGNSVHPLRTHRLRALHATVQLHAARLRGHAGSALAVLRASHAGRTGDFDLDLLATLNRGVAEAWLGRQRAAETALRRALRMATSEQRDAVALECRVHLAAVTAARGDLAGMDQQVTAALAFARSRGWVESSRGVYAYALYGVAAYQRLEDDKARGLAALAIDLMPAHTDATIELCAYTLRAMVQFDTADDPHEVVAALREHWQRGSVRDVSPAMVAYSAPARQRMALRVGEYAWALEVLDEVENIGIRCGEQDLLRAILQAHKGKQGAPRRTLAPLLAGHVRTIVGSTVVEAWLLEAHLADRAEESQRAHEALCQALALAAPHDARRPFRDAGHFVRVLLARGAGRFGRLETFATSVREALPARVPDLADGLTEREQVLLAELPSMRTVEEIARNLFVSVNTVKTHLRGIYRKLDVRHRRDAIAVARERGLL; from the coding sequence GTGCCACCCACCACGCTGATCCGCGACCGGCTCCATGTCCTGCTGGACGCGGCGGTCTTCGGCGGTGACGCCACCCCACCGGTGACACTCGTCTGCGGACCGGCGGGAGCGGGGAAGACGACCATGCTCGCGGCGTGGGCGCGGCGCCTTGCCGAACGCCGGGAGACGCGGGTCGCGTGGGTGTCGGTGGACAGTGAGGACAACGATCCCACCGTGCTGTGGCCGGTCGTCCTCCAGGCACTACGCGAAAGCGGCTCACGTCCGCTGGGTGAGTCGGCCGTCCCGCGCGGCGGGGCGTACGCCGGGCTCGTCAACGCGGTCGTCGCGGAGTTCGAACTGGAGCCGGACCCGGTGGTGCTCGTCGTCGACGGCGTGCACGAGATCCACTCGGCCGCGGCGGTGCGCACGCTGAACCTCCTGCTGCGAGACCTGCCCGCCTCGTTGCGGGTCGTGCTCTCGGCCCGGTTCCCGCCTCCGCTGATCCTGCCGCGGCTGCGGCTGGCGAACAGGCTCAGGGAGATCGGGCCGGAGGAGCTGACGTTCACCGCCGACGAGGCCCGCCTGCTGTACACGCGGGAGGGCATCACGCTGACCCCGGCCGGGCTCGCCGAGCTGATGGAGCGAACCGAGGGCTGGGCCGCGGGGCTGCGGTTCGCCTCGCTGACCGTCGCGGATTCGGCGCCGCCGCGGATCGCCGGGGACGACCGCGTGGTCGCCGACTACCTGTTGAGGGAGGTCTTCGCCCGGCAACCGGACGAGGTCCAGCGTTTCATGCTGGCGACGTGCGTGTGCCGGGTGTTCTCGGCGGAACTAGCGGTCGAGCTGTCCGGGATGGAGAACGCCGGGCAGGTGATCGACCGGTTGGAGCGCACGAACATCCTGACGTCGACTGTGGACGCGACGCAATGCAGGTTCCGCTACCACCCGCTGCTGCGCGGCTACCTGCGGGCCGAGCTCGGCCGCCGCCGGTTCTCGGCTCTGCGGCAGCAGCACCGGATCGCCGCGACCTGGCTGGTCGGCAACGGGGATCCGCTGCGGGCGCTGGAGCACAGCGTGAACGCGGCCGACTACGAACTGGCCGCGAACCTGGTCGCCAGGTCCGGGCTCGGCCGCATCCTCAAAGGACAGTCAGCCGCGCTGTGCCGGATCCTGCGGCAGATCCCGGAGCCCGTGCTCAACCGCCCGTCGGTGGCCCTCGTGGCGGCTGCCGCCGCGCTCGACCTCGGGAACGTGGCCGAGGCCGACCGGCGGCTGCGCCGGATCGGCAACTCGGTCCATCCACTGCGGACACACCGGCTGAGGGCCCTGCACGCGACCGTCCAGCTGCACGCGGCGCGGTTGCGTGGTCACGCCGGCTCGGCACTGGCCGTCCTGCGGGCCTCGCACGCGGGCCGGACCGGGGACTTCGACCTCGACCTGCTGGCCACCCTGAACCGGGGTGTGGCAGAGGCGTGGCTCGGGCGTCAGCGCGCCGCCGAGACGGCGTTACGCAGGGCGCTTCGCATGGCCACCAGCGAACAACGCGACGCCGTCGCGCTGGAGTGCCGGGTGCACCTGGCCGCTGTCACGGCGGCACGAGGTGACTTGGCGGGAATGGACCAACAGGTGACGGCCGCGCTCGCGTTCGCGCGATCCCGTGGCTGGGTCGAGAGTTCCCGCGGGGTCTACGCGTACGCGCTGTACGGAGTCGCTGCCTACCAAAGGCTTGAGGACGACAAGGCACGCGGTCTCGCCGCGCTGGCGATCGACCTGATGCCCGCGCACACCGACGCCACCATCGAGCTGTGCGCCTACACGCTGCGGGCGATGGTGCAGTTCGACACGGCCGACGACCCGCACGAGGTCGTGGCCGCGCTGCGCGAACACTGGCAGAGGGGGTCCGTGCGGGACGTCTCGCCCGCGATGGTCGCCTACTCGGCACCGGCACGGCAACGGATGGCGCTGCGTGTGGGGGAGTACGCGTGGGCTCTCGAGGTCCTCGACGAGGTCGAGAACATCGGCATCCGCTGTGGCGAGCAGGACCTGCTGCGCGCGATCCTCCAGGCACACAAGGGAAAGCAAGGGGCGCCCCGGCGGACTCTGGCGCCGCTGCTCGCCGGGCACGTACGCACCATCGTGGGGTCGACAGTGGTCGAGGCCTGGCTGCTGGAGGCACACCTCGCCGACCGCGCGGAGGAAAGCCAACGCGCCCACGAGGCACTGTGCCAGGCGCTCGCGCTCGCGGCACCACACGACGCCCGCAGGCCCTTTCGCGACGCGGGGCACTTCGTGCGTGTCCTGCTCGCCAGGGGAGCCGGACGGTTCGGCAGGCTGGAGACGTTCGCGACCAGCGTGCGCGAAGCGCTCCCGGCCCGTGTGCCCGACCTCGCCGACGGGCTCACCGAACGGGAACAGGTCCTGCTCGCCGAGCTGCCGTCGATGCGCACGGTCGAGGAGATCGCGCGGAACCTGTTCGTCTCGGTGAACACCGTCAAGACCCACCTGCGCGGGATCTACCGCAAGCTCGACGTCCGGCACCGGCGCGACGCCATCGCGGTCGCTCGTGAACGGGGCCTGCTGTGA
- a CDS encoding metal ABC transporter permease encodes MTSWTEFWQLLELPAVQWAGLALVLGAIGLPIVGVIIIGLDIMPVRFAMMHVALLGIAIGLLTGIDPLLCAIVACGLSGAALTPLARTPSGLSGAMGLLMSLAIAAALLVLSISGVNAAGAFELLWGSILATRPGDVLLLGVLAVVIPGLFFLRRKQMALLLHDRELAATSGVRVERLTLILLVIVAVAVAGAIRLTGALLVDALTLLPALAARRLAHSLRAMVVWAVGIGVTVNLAGFAFALMFDLPPGPVLVLVAGVVAIAAHVVPRHAVA; translated from the coding sequence GTGACGAGCTGGACCGAGTTCTGGCAGCTGCTGGAACTGCCGGCGGTGCAGTGGGCCGGTCTGGCCCTCGTGCTCGGCGCGATCGGGTTGCCGATCGTCGGCGTGATCATCATCGGCCTGGACATCATGCCGGTGCGGTTCGCGATGATGCACGTCGCGCTGCTGGGCATCGCGATCGGGCTGCTCACGGGGATCGACCCGCTGCTGTGCGCGATCGTCGCCTGCGGGTTGTCCGGGGCGGCGCTCACCCCGCTGGCGCGGACCCCGTCGGGCCTGTCCGGGGCGATGGGGCTGTTGATGAGCCTCGCGATCGCGGCCGCGTTGCTGGTGCTGTCGATCTCCGGGGTCAACGCCGCCGGTGCGTTCGAGCTGCTGTGGGGTTCCATCCTCGCCACGCGTCCGGGTGACGTGCTGCTGCTCGGCGTCCTCGCGGTGGTCATCCCCGGGCTGTTCTTCCTGCGGCGCAAGCAGATGGCGTTGCTGCTGCACGACCGAGAGCTGGCGGCGACCTCGGGCGTCCGGGTCGAGCGGCTCACCCTGATCCTGCTGGTGATCGTGGCGGTGGCGGTCGCGGGCGCGATCCGGCTGACCGGGGCGCTGCTGGTCGACGCCCTCACGCTGCTGCCCGCGCTGGCCGCGCGACGGCTCGCGCATTCGCTGCGGGCCATGGTCGTCTGGGCGGTCGGCATCGGCGTCACGGTCAACCTGGCGGGGTTCGCGTTCGCGTTGATGTTCGACCTGCCCCCGGGACCAGTGCTGGTCCTGGTCGCCGGGGTGGTCGCGATCGCCGCGCACGTCGTCCCGCGTCACGCCGTGGCTTGA
- a CDS encoding class I adenylate-forming enzyme family protein has product MTVVASGDLVPAELRARWAAQGYYAGQGIYQLFAAHVRSTPDRTAIIDDDGELTYAELDSQVRRWAAGLAGLGVTAGDTVATQLPNGRHTCIADLAVAAIGGVVLPYPVGRGVKEARSLLTRSGAVAAIVDPTHAVQTQTLQREIPGLRHVVVTSAPVLGESDFQAVAVDPDGPARMLVSSGSESEPKLVLYSHNALACGRGAFVQRLIPPGGELRALFLLPLASSFGSNGSTVTLARHGGTLVLQSKFDAGATLRLISRAQPTHLIGVPTMFRMMIDHPDRPATDLTSLRVVAPGGAQLDAPTAEACRLAFDCAVVNVYGSADGVNCHTALDDPPSRVTSAGRPNPAVAEIVVADDHLRPQPAGAVGEIIARGPMSPMRYVGNEDLNARYRTPDGWVRTGDLGVFDEDGYLTVVGRRKDVVIRGGANISPAEVEQAISAHPAVRDVACVGVPDPLMGERLCACVVASGTLTLEDVTTFLGAHGLDRFKHPERLLLLDSLPLNPAGKVAKDVLRAQATA; this is encoded by the coding sequence GTGACTGTCGTCGCTTCCGGTGATCTCGTCCCTGCCGAGTTGCGTGCGCGCTGGGCGGCGCAGGGGTATTACGCGGGGCAAGGCATCTACCAGTTGTTCGCTGCACACGTGCGGTCCACGCCGGATCGGACAGCGATCATCGACGACGACGGCGAACTGACCTACGCCGAACTCGACTCGCAGGTCCGCCGATGGGCGGCCGGCCTGGCCGGACTCGGTGTCACGGCGGGCGACACGGTCGCGACGCAGTTGCCCAACGGCCGCCACACCTGTATCGCCGACTTGGCGGTCGCGGCGATCGGTGGCGTCGTGCTGCCGTATCCGGTCGGGCGTGGTGTCAAGGAGGCGCGGTCACTGCTGACGCGATCCGGGGCGGTCGCGGCGATCGTCGACCCCACGCACGCCGTGCAGACCCAGACGCTCCAGCGGGAGATTCCCGGTCTGCGGCACGTCGTCGTGACCTCGGCGCCTGTGCTGGGGGAATCGGACTTCCAGGCTGTCGCGGTGGATCCCGACGGGCCCGCGCGGATGCTGGTGTCCTCGGGCTCGGAGTCCGAGCCGAAACTGGTCCTGTACTCCCACAACGCTTTGGCGTGTGGCCGGGGCGCGTTCGTCCAGCGGCTCATCCCGCCGGGCGGTGAACTGCGGGCGCTGTTCCTGCTGCCGCTGGCGTCGTCCTTCGGCAGCAACGGTTCCACCGTCACGCTCGCCCGGCACGGCGGCACGCTCGTGCTCCAGTCCAAGTTCGACGCGGGGGCCACGCTCCGGCTGATCTCACGCGCCCAGCCGACACACCTGATCGGCGTGCCGACGATGTTCCGGATGATGATCGACCACCCGGACCGCCCGGCGACTGACCTCACCAGCCTGCGCGTGGTGGCGCCCGGTGGGGCGCAACTCGACGCGCCCACAGCCGAGGCGTGCCGGCTGGCGTTCGACTGTGCCGTGGTCAACGTGTACGGCTCGGCCGACGGCGTGAACTGCCATACCGCGCTGGACGATCCGCCGTCCCGCGTCACGTCGGCCGGGCGCCCGAACCCAGCCGTCGCCGAGATCGTCGTCGCCGACGATCACCTGCGCCCGCAGCCTGCCGGGGCCGTCGGCGAGATCATCGCGCGTGGACCGATGAGCCCCATGCGGTACGTGGGCAACGAAGATCTCAACGCCCGGTACCGCACACCGGACGGGTGGGTGCGGACCGGAGACCTCGGCGTGTTCGACGAGGACGGTTATCTGACGGTCGTCGGCCGCCGCAAGGACGTGGTGATCCGGGGCGGCGCGAACATCAGCCCGGCCGAGGTCGAACAGGCCATCTCGGCCCATCCGGCGGTCCGGGACGTCGCGTGCGTCGGCGTTCCGGATCCCCTGATGGGCGAACGCTTGTGTGCCTGTGTCGTGGCGTCGGGCACGCTCACCCTCGAAGACGTCACGACGTTCCTCGGCGCGCACGGCCTCGACCGGTTCAAGCACCCGGAACGCCTGCTGCTCCTCGACTCGCTGCCGCTCAACCCGGCGGGCAAGGTCGCCAAGGACGTGCTGCGGGCTCAAGCCACGGCGTGA
- a CDS encoding glycoside hydrolase family 15 protein, producing MIADHGLIGDLQTAALVSADGTVDWFCCPRFDSPSVFGSLLDHEQGGHCRIRPVTGDYRVRQLYLPDTAVLITRFMTESGTGELVDFMPPAPLTRATGNHRLVRMLRCVRGQIDFDVEVAPRFDYGRLLHRTHLTDDGVVFDSGTLTLTLHAVREPGDTRLAAVRVGDDNAVRGRIALNAGEVRGFVLESDADGPPRTIRPAEIEDLYHETVRFWRTWLAKSTYRGRWQETLHRSALTLKLLTYAPTGAMVAAPTAGLPEQIGGLRNWDYRYTWVRDASFAVYSLLSMGFTEEAADFARWLAGRYQERPGELRIMYRVDGSADLTEQTLEHWEGYRGSWPVRIGNEAAGQLQLDIYGELLDSVHHAHQHGLPIAHQGWEALSGVLDWLGDNWDQPEEGIWETRGGRADFTYGRLMSWVAFDRGIRLSEALRRPGQSGRWRVHRDRIYRQIWDRGWHPGRRAFVQRYDSDVLDSSLLRMAQVGFVSARDPKWFATLTAMEEDLVVDSLVYRYDPSAAPDGLRGSEGTFSLCTFAYVNALAMAGYVDKARLVFEKMLTYSTHLGLYAEEIGPTGEQLGNFPQAFTHLSLIDAAITLGNALDGIAPQWT from the coding sequence ATGATCGCCGACCACGGCCTGATCGGTGACCTGCAGACCGCCGCCCTGGTCAGCGCCGACGGCACCGTCGACTGGTTCTGCTGCCCGAGGTTCGACTCGCCGAGCGTGTTCGGCTCGCTGCTCGACCACGAGCAGGGCGGCCACTGCCGGATCCGCCCGGTGACCGGCGACTACCGCGTGCGGCAGCTCTACCTGCCGGACACCGCCGTGCTCATCACGAGGTTCATGACCGAGTCCGGCACGGGCGAACTCGTCGACTTCATGCCACCCGCGCCACTCACCCGCGCCACCGGCAACCACCGGCTCGTGCGGATGCTGCGCTGCGTGCGCGGGCAGATCGACTTCGACGTCGAGGTCGCGCCCCGGTTCGACTACGGCCGTCTGCTGCACAGGACCCATCTGACCGACGACGGCGTCGTGTTCGACAGCGGGACCTTGACCCTGACCTTGCACGCGGTGCGCGAGCCCGGGGACACGCGGCTGGCCGCGGTCCGCGTCGGCGACGACAACGCCGTCCGCGGCCGGATCGCGTTGAACGCCGGGGAGGTGCGCGGGTTCGTACTCGAATCCGACGCCGACGGCCCACCCAGGACCATCCGCCCCGCCGAGATCGAGGACCTGTACCACGAGACGGTCCGGTTCTGGCGGACGTGGCTGGCCAAGTCGACCTACCGCGGCCGGTGGCAGGAGACGTTGCACCGCTCGGCGTTGACGCTGAAGCTGCTGACCTACGCGCCGACCGGCGCCATGGTGGCGGCGCCGACGGCCGGACTGCCGGAGCAGATCGGCGGCCTGCGCAACTGGGACTACCGCTACACGTGGGTCCGCGACGCGTCGTTCGCGGTCTACTCGCTGCTGAGCATGGGGTTCACCGAGGAAGCCGCGGACTTCGCGCGCTGGCTGGCCGGTCGCTACCAGGAGCGGCCGGGTGAGCTGCGGATCATGTACCGCGTGGACGGCTCGGCCGATCTCACCGAGCAGACGCTCGAGCACTGGGAGGGCTACCGGGGCTCGTGGCCGGTGCGGATCGGCAACGAGGCCGCCGGCCAGCTCCAGCTGGACATCTACGGCGAACTGCTCGACAGCGTCCACCACGCGCACCAGCACGGCCTGCCCATCGCGCACCAGGGCTGGGAGGCGCTCAGCGGCGTGCTCGACTGGCTCGGCGACAACTGGGACCAGCCGGAGGAGGGCATCTGGGAGACGCGCGGCGGCCGGGCCGACTTCACCTACGGCAGGCTGATGAGCTGGGTCGCGTTCGACCGCGGGATCCGGCTGTCGGAGGCGTTGCGGCGGCCGGGGCAGTCCGGCCGGTGGCGGGTGCACCGGGACCGGATCTACCGGCAGATCTGGGACCGCGGCTGGCATCCCGGCCGCCGCGCGTTCGTCCAGCGCTACGACTCGGACGTGCTCGACTCCTCGTTGCTCCGGATGGCGCAGGTCGGGTTCGTCTCGGCGCGTGACCCGAAGTGGTTCGCCACGCTCACCGCGATGGAGGAGGACCTGGTCGTGGACAGCCTGGTCTACCGCTACGACCCGAGCGCCGCACCGGACGGCCTGCGCGGCTCGGAGGGCACGTTCTCGCTGTGCACGTTCGCGTACGTCAACGCGCTGGCCATGGCCGGATACGTCGACAAGGCGCGTCTGGTCTTCGAGAAGATGCTCACCTACAGCACGCATCTCGGCCTGTACGCCGAGGAGATCGGCCCGACCGGTGAGCAGCTCGGCAACTTCCCGCAGGCGTTCACCCACCTGTCGCTGATCGACGCCGCGATCACGCTCGGCAACGCACTGGACGGTATCGCTCCACAGTGGACGTGA
- a CDS encoding CoA transferase, with protein sequence MTSDVRTTLGLSTPGPLLPDFAQAQEVAAEIDWAGPLTGGEVVDEVTAQAVCGVMHVHGRSRGEPSGMGIDYASAAARVVSGAGVLAALVARARGASTSLVRTSVAQSALLTVSQYMAAASAGDGEVVPLVPGGPPFASRDGVWFEVDTLDPDVWRRFWETLGAPVKLAGSAWRPFQFRYATATAALPAELHAHTAALPYAELEAVAFRTGVSICPLTPLRQRAAELAGATPRPWHVLALPGRHSPAVADRNALPLHGIVVLEAGRRVQAPLAAHLLSLLGADVVRIEPPGGDPLRGMPPMCGETSARWLALNRHKQAAQVDIKDPAGRDELRDLVAGADVFLHNWAPGKAEQFGLGPRDLAAVRPGLVYAYTSGYAGRIEDPPLGTDFMVQARTGLGEAIRPADQPPAPSLMALVDVMGGLLGAHAVLGALLHRERTGRACQVESSLIAASDLLLADFLGNGCARRPSGFRRPLRTADGWCTADDDQYAGAVRELSTEDAVAELARHGRHSVPVSVDLAALPGDQRFAAAIRPDEHGCPAVQTPWSFA encoded by the coding sequence ATGACGTCCGACGTCCGCACCACATTGGGCTTGAGCACCCCGGGCCCGCTGTTACCCGACTTCGCGCAGGCGCAGGAGGTGGCAGCCGAGATCGACTGGGCCGGTCCGCTCACCGGCGGCGAAGTCGTCGACGAGGTCACCGCGCAGGCCGTCTGCGGCGTGATGCACGTACACGGCCGCAGCCGGGGTGAACCGTCCGGAATGGGCATCGACTACGCCTCGGCAGCAGCCCGTGTCGTCTCAGGCGCCGGAGTTCTCGCCGCGCTGGTCGCCCGCGCGCGAGGCGCGTCGACCAGTTTGGTCCGTACCAGCGTCGCACAGTCGGCTTTGCTGACAGTGTCACAGTACATGGCCGCGGCCAGCGCGGGCGACGGCGAGGTCGTCCCGCTGGTGCCCGGCGGGCCGCCCTTCGCCAGCCGTGACGGCGTGTGGTTCGAGGTGGACACTCTCGACCCGGACGTGTGGCGGCGGTTCTGGGAGACGCTCGGTGCGCCGGTGAAACTGGCCGGATCGGCGTGGCGTCCTTTCCAGTTCCGCTACGCGACGGCGACCGCCGCGCTTCCCGCCGAACTGCACGCTCACACCGCCGCGCTTCCCTACGCCGAACTCGAAGCGGTCGCATTCCGGACAGGCGTCAGCATCTGCCCGCTCACCCCGTTGCGGCAACGCGCCGCCGAACTGGCCGGGGCGACCCCGCGGCCTTGGCACGTCCTCGCGCTGCCAGGGCGCCACTCCCCCGCCGTGGCCGACAGGAACGCGCTGCCACTGCACGGCATCGTGGTGCTGGAGGCCGGTCGGCGCGTCCAGGCACCGCTGGCGGCGCACCTGCTCAGCCTGCTCGGCGCGGACGTGGTCCGGATCGAGCCGCCAGGCGGGGACCCGTTGCGCGGCATGCCACCGATGTGCGGTGAGACGTCCGCGCGGTGGCTGGCGCTCAACCGCCACAAGCAGGCAGCCCAGGTCGACATCAAGGACCCGGCCGGGCGTGACGAACTGCGTGACCTGGTCGCGGGCGCCGACGTGTTCCTGCACAACTGGGCGCCCGGCAAGGCCGAGCAGTTCGGCCTCGGGCCGCGCGACCTGGCCGCCGTACGGCCGGGCCTGGTCTACGCCTACACCTCCGGCTACGCCGGGCGCATCGAGGATCCGCCGCTGGGCACGGATTTCATGGTCCAGGCACGAACCGGGCTCGGCGAGGCGATCCGCCCGGCCGACCAGCCGCCCGCGCCGTCGCTGATGGCCCTTGTGGACGTCATGGGCGGCCTGCTGGGCGCACACGCGGTCCTCGGCGCGCTGCTGCACCGCGAACGCACTGGCCGGGCCTGTCAGGTGGAATCGTCCCTGATCGCCGCGTCGGACCTGCTCCTGGCCGATTTCCTCGGCAACGGCTGCGCACGTCGACCGAGCGGTTTCCGGCGCCCGCTGCGCACAGCCGACGGCTGGTGCACGGCGGACGACGACCAGTACGCCGGAGCCGTGCGTGAGTTGTCCACTGAGGATGCCGTGGCTGAGCTTGCCCGGCACGGCAGGCATTCGGTTCCCGTGTCCGTCGATCTCGCCGCGCTGCCGGGCGATCAGCGGTTCGCCGCCGCGATCCGGCCCGACGAGCACGGTTGCCCGGCCGTGCAGACCCCTTGGAGTTTCGCGTGA
- a CDS encoding metal ABC transporter ATP-binding protein produces MGDGLRVRLAEVSCRHGRRTVVSDVHLDVEPGQRVALTGTNGSGKTTLLRAVIGLHRAATGVIKVGEHRAVTSADWARRRTDAAWIPQRQAAGRFPLLARELLESSGAPVEANDAAMQLGVGQLRSRPLDTLSGGQLQRMYLARAMGCIAAGAGLLLADEPTAALDFEGQADAARLLTSLPVTVLVVTHDRAVVDACERVLEMAAGRLREVT; encoded by the coding sequence GTGGGTGACGGGTTACGGGTGCGACTGGCCGAGGTCAGTTGCCGGCACGGCCGCCGGACCGTGGTCAGCGACGTGCACCTCGACGTCGAGCCCGGCCAGCGGGTGGCACTGACCGGGACGAACGGGTCGGGCAAGACCACCCTGCTGCGGGCCGTCATCGGGCTGCACCGGGCGGCCACCGGCGTGATCAAGGTCGGCGAGCACCGGGCGGTCACGTCGGCGGACTGGGCGCGCCGCCGCACGGACGCGGCCTGGATCCCGCAGCGGCAGGCCGCGGGCAGGTTCCCGCTGCTCGCGAGAGAGCTGCTGGAGAGCAGCGGGGCGCCGGTCGAGGCGAACGACGCCGCGATGCAACTCGGCGTGGGCCAGTTGCGGTCGCGACCGTTGGACACACTGTCGGGCGGTCAGTTGCAGCGGATGTACCTGGCTCGCGCGATGGGGTGCATAGCGGCGGGTGCCGGGTTGTTGCTCGCGGACGAGCCGACGGCGGCGCTGGACTTCGAGGGACAGGCCGACGCCGCCCGGCTGCTGACGTCCCTGCCGGTGACCGTGCTGGTCGTGACGCACGACCGGGCCGTGGTCGACGCGTGTGAACGGGTGCTGGAGATGGCCGCGGGCCGGCTGCGGGAGGTCACGTGA